In the Treponema maltophilum ATCC 51939 genome, GCAAACACTCAAAATTGAATGAGGATAGATATTTCGGACTCGGGTGTACAAATAAACTTTTCGTTGTAGCGGTAAGCTATACCGAGAAGGATCTTATACACATAATTTCAGCGCGGCTTGCATCGCCGAAGGAGAAAAATATTTATGACGCATACTGCAGAGAAATTAACGGCTGAAAAAGTGGCTGAAATCAGAGCTAAAGGAATCAATTTTGATGATATCCCGGAACTTACGGAAGAGGATTTTGCGCGCGGACATTTTAAATACTGGAAGCCGATGAAAAAAGCCGTAACATTTCGAATTGATATTGATAACCTCGCATGGCTGCAAAGCAGAGGAGCTAAGGGCTATCAAAAAAGAATGAACAGCGTTCTTCGTTGGGCACGACAAAACGGCTGCCCTTTGAAACAGATGTAATCTATATAAACAACGATAAAAGGAGAAACCTTATGAAAAAATTAGTATTATTAGCTATCATTGCGGCAGCACTTGTGCTGACCGGTTGCCCGAGTCCTGCAGGCGGCAATCCGAACAATAACACTCCCGCTCAAGTCGATTATCTTGCACGTCTTATCGGCACATGGCAAACGGAGGGATATGATAGTGGTAAATTTATTACAGTAACAATCGAAGCAGATCCTTCCGGTAAATCGCCGGCTTATTCTTTTGAATTTAAAGCCAAACATGTGTTTTCCGGAAAAAACTGGACAACAGAAATGGTGTGTCGG is a window encoding:
- a CDS encoding BrnA antitoxin family protein, which gives rise to MTHTAEKLTAEKVAEIRAKGINFDDIPELTEEDFARGHFKYWKPMKKAVTFRIDIDNLAWLQSRGAKGYQKRMNSVLRWARQNGCPLKQM